One Streptomyces sp. V4I8 genomic window carries:
- a CDS encoding NYN domain-containing protein codes for MVETQGGGPGDGAAEVLDRPLPDGVRRRVVQIVSDGFGGLTVGELPAQLRQYARFAPNRRAKFAGNAMATALETDPLFRQRIGEKFREAQPELSGALDSGSAPPAADPLDVAAAAYVLRPTGWVKLVTAAGEEAQRADAERADEENRAELERLREELAHAREHTRAETERLRTELDAAKKEAESLHRKLRSALSDVKRGEAALRKVQGEIETVRAEGHAQVSAAESETRRLRARLGEAEAALEATRRAAREGRSVEDMRVRLLLDTLLDSAQGLRRELALPPVSVRPAETVDAVEPGRMTPKDIAARALSENDPAILDQLLALPQAHLVVDGYNVTKTGYPQMPLEKQRLRLLGQLSQLAAQTGAEVTCVFDGAELAAPVLLAPPRGVRVLFSKPGVTADELIRQLVRAEPPGRPVIVASTDREVADGVARAGARPVASAVLLKRLS; via the coding sequence ATGGTGGAGACACAAGGCGGGGGGCCGGGCGACGGCGCCGCCGAGGTGCTCGACCGTCCGCTGCCCGACGGTGTACGGCGCAGAGTCGTACAGATCGTGTCCGACGGGTTCGGCGGGCTGACCGTCGGCGAACTGCCCGCACAGCTTCGGCAGTACGCCAGATTCGCGCCGAACCGCCGGGCCAAGTTCGCCGGCAACGCCATGGCGACCGCGCTGGAGACCGATCCGCTGTTCCGCCAGCGCATCGGGGAGAAGTTCAGAGAGGCCCAGCCGGAGCTCTCCGGCGCTCTCGACTCAGGCTCGGCGCCTCCGGCCGCGGACCCGCTCGACGTGGCGGCCGCGGCCTATGTTCTGCGGCCCACCGGCTGGGTCAAGCTGGTCACCGCGGCCGGCGAGGAGGCCCAGCGGGCCGACGCCGAGCGCGCCGACGAGGAGAACCGCGCCGAGCTGGAGCGGCTGCGCGAGGAGCTCGCCCACGCCCGTGAGCACACCCGGGCCGAGACCGAGCGGCTGCGCACCGAGCTGGACGCGGCGAAGAAGGAAGCCGAGTCGCTGCACCGCAAGCTGCGGTCGGCGCTCAGTGACGTCAAGCGCGGCGAGGCGGCCCTGCGCAAGGTCCAGGGCGAGATCGAGACCGTACGCGCCGAGGGCCATGCCCAGGTCTCCGCGGCCGAGAGCGAGACCCGGCGGCTCAGGGCGCGGCTCGGGGAGGCCGAGGCCGCCCTGGAGGCCACGCGCCGGGCGGCCCGCGAGGGGCGCAGCGTCGAGGACATGCGCGTACGGCTGCTCCTGGACACCCTGCTGGACTCCGCTCAAGGGCTGCGCCGCGAACTGGCGTTGCCGCCGGTCTCCGTGCGGCCCGCCGAGACCGTGGACGCGGTCGAACCGGGACGAATGACCCCGAAGGACATCGCCGCACGGGCGTTGTCCGAGAACGACCCCGCGATCCTCGACCAACTCCTCGCGCTGCCGCAGGCGCATCTGGTCGTCGACGGCTACAACGTCACCAAGACCGGCTATCCCCAGATGCCGCTGGAGAAGCAGCGCCTGCGGCTGCTCGGCCAGCTCTCACAGCTCGCCGCGCAGACCGGCGCCGAGGTGACCTGTGTCTTCGACGGGGCCGAGCTGGCCGCCCCGGTGCTGCTCGCGCCGCCGCGCGGGGTGCGGGTGCTGTTCTCCAAGCCGGGCGTGACCGCGGACGAGTTGATCCGCCAGCTGGTGCGCGCCGAGCCGCCGGGCCGTCCGGTCATCGTCGCCTCGACCGACCGCGAGGTGGCGGACGGGGTCGCCCGGGCCGGCGCCCGCCCGGTGGCTTCTGCGGTGCTTCTCAAGCGGCTGTCCTGA
- a CDS encoding rhomboid family intramembrane serine protease: MIGNWSVARFGARFAKAGRSVFRASAPVTYALIALCCLLFLIGPAAGLNPAYGSGDGLLAAQRAYFHRWGVVPAELFEGAPRAALTPATALFVHGSWVHLLGNMLFLYVFGVMTEERMGHVQFTLFYLGCGYLALLGYAAANDGSTQSLVGASGAISAILGAFLFLFPGARVTSLLPFLLFLPLRFPAWVVLPFWAGLQWVAAGRADQGPGVAYLAHLVGFGLGFGYAWARFRPTTRVKAAPAPASQGENQP; this comes from the coding sequence ATGATCGGCAACTGGAGCGTGGCGCGTTTCGGGGCTCGGTTCGCCAAGGCGGGCCGATCGGTGTTCCGGGCGTCGGCGCCGGTGACGTATGCCCTGATCGCCCTGTGCTGCCTGCTCTTCCTGATCGGTCCGGCGGCGGGGCTGAATCCGGCCTACGGCTCCGGCGACGGGCTGCTCGCCGCGCAGCGGGCCTACTTCCACCGCTGGGGTGTGGTGCCCGCGGAGCTGTTCGAGGGCGCGCCCCGGGCCGCCCTCACGCCCGCCACGGCCCTCTTCGTGCACGGCAGCTGGGTGCACCTGCTCGGCAACATGCTCTTCCTCTACGTCTTCGGCGTGATGACCGAGGAACGGATGGGTCACGTCCAGTTCACGCTCTTCTATCTGGGCTGCGGCTATCTGGCGCTGCTGGGTTACGCGGCCGCCAACGACGGCTCCACGCAGTCCCTGGTCGGCGCGTCCGGGGCGATCTCGGCGATCCTCGGCGCGTTCCTGTTCCTCTTCCCCGGGGCGCGTGTGACAAGCCTGCTGCCGTTCCTGCTCTTCCTGCCGCTGCGCTTCCCCGCGTGGGTCGTGCTGCCCTTCTGGGCGGGCCTGCAGTGGGTGGCGGCGGGGCGTGCGGACCAGGGGCCGGGGGTGGCGTATCTGGCGCACCTGGTGGGCTTCGGACTGGGCTTCGGCTACGCGTGGGCCCGCTTCAGGCCTACGACTAGAGTGAAGGCCGCCCCAGCTCCGGCCTCCCAGGGAGAGAACCAGCCGTGA
- a CDS encoding Lrp/AsnC family transcriptional regulator, with protein MITAIVLIKTSVDRIPEIAERIASLESVTEVFSVTGTYDLIAMVRVKQHEDLAEVIPGRISKIPGVEGTDTHVAFRTYSQHDIEAAFAIGLDS; from the coding sequence GTGATCACCGCGATCGTCCTCATCAAGACCAGCGTGGACCGGATTCCCGAGATCGCGGAGCGGATCGCTTCGCTGGAGAGCGTCACCGAGGTCTTCTCGGTCACCGGGACGTACGACCTGATCGCCATGGTGCGGGTGAAGCAGCACGAGGATCTCGCCGAGGTCATCCCCGGCCGGATCAGCAAGATCCCCGGTGTCGAGGGGACCGACACGCACGTGGCGTTCCGTACGTACTCGCAGCACGACATCGAGGCCGCGTTCGCCATCGGCCTGGACAGCTGA
- a CDS encoding small secreted hydrophilic protein codes for MVFSHRIAALVAVVAIPLGIAATSFALTDTPESPKVPAKVELDSGSPTPTPTRPAPTPSDEVVSRPPVTDSPASDDDDDAPGRETSDDDRGEPGDDG; via the coding sequence ATGGTCTTCTCGCACCGGATCGCGGCCCTGGTCGCCGTAGTGGCGATTCCGCTGGGCATCGCCGCGACCAGCTTCGCCCTCACCGACACCCCGGAGTCCCCCAAGGTCCCGGCCAAGGTGGAGCTGGACAGCGGCTCCCCCACCCCGACGCCCACCCGGCCCGCACCGACGCCGAGCGACGAGGTCGTCTCCCGGCCCCCGGTGACCGACAGCCCCGCGAGTGACGACGATGACGACGCCCCCGGCCGGGAGACCTCGGACGACGACCGCGGCGAGCCCGGGGACGACGGCTGA
- a CDS encoding ATP-binding protein, which translates to MAVGLVSVATTTRSILLRDVDHRANGLLAQEAGEFANFEERGVDPETGRPFTDPSRLLVEFLVRQYADPDEELIGLVGRPGTTPAQFRQPREIPVAVPLHRDADARRRIFDSPDATGTLHRASGEIRWAKVTVARAGGETEAAFVVAFHPGREQAAVNEEFRILLAISGVALLMTTGIGWAVAGRILKPVRLVRTAAAQLTEQDLTRRIPVHGRDDIAALAETFNDMLDRLERAFAAQREFVDDAGHELRTPITIVRGHLELMGDDPAEREETIRLVTDELDRMSRIVEDLLLLAKAERPDFVTPEPVQLAELTADVYVKARTLGERDWQLAEVADVEAELDPQRITQAMVQLAQNAVQHTTPGQTVRIGSRADGPGVELYVADSGCGVQPQDGEVIFERFRRGTSRRGARGSGAGLGLSIVRAIAEAHGGRVRLRDTDGGGATFVLALGEAHT; encoded by the coding sequence ATGGCCGTCGGGCTCGTGTCGGTGGCGACGACCACGCGCTCGATCCTGCTGCGGGACGTCGATCACCGGGCGAACGGGCTGCTCGCTCAGGAGGCCGGTGAGTTCGCCAACTTCGAGGAGCGGGGCGTCGACCCGGAGACCGGCCGGCCGTTCACGGATCCGTCGCGGCTGCTGGTCGAGTTCCTGGTGCGGCAGTACGCCGACCCCGACGAGGAGCTGATCGGCCTGGTGGGCCGCCCGGGCACGACCCCGGCGCAGTTCCGTCAGCCGCGCGAGATCCCCGTGGCCGTTCCCCTGCACCGGGACGCCGACGCCCGTCGCCGTATCTTCGACTCGCCCGACGCCACGGGCACACTGCACCGGGCGTCCGGCGAGATCCGCTGGGCCAAGGTCACCGTCGCCCGGGCCGGCGGCGAGACGGAGGCCGCGTTCGTCGTCGCCTTCCACCCCGGACGCGAACAGGCCGCGGTGAACGAGGAGTTCCGTATCCTGCTCGCCATCTCCGGGGTCGCCCTGCTGATGACGACCGGGATCGGCTGGGCGGTCGCGGGGCGGATCCTCAAGCCCGTACGGCTGGTGCGCACCGCGGCGGCGCAGCTCACCGAGCAGGACCTCACCCGCCGTATCCCGGTGCACGGGCGGGACGACATCGCCGCGCTCGCGGAGACGTTCAACGACATGCTCGACCGGCTGGAGCGCGCCTTCGCCGCCCAGCGCGAGTTCGTCGACGACGCGGGCCACGAGCTGCGCACGCCGATCACCATCGTGCGCGGCCATCTGGAGCTGATGGGTGACGACCCGGCCGAGCGCGAGGAGACGATACGGCTGGTCACCGACGAGCTCGACCGGATGAGCCGCATCGTCGAGGACCTGCTGCTGCTCGCCAAGGCCGAGCGCCCCGACTTCGTCACCCCGGAGCCGGTCCAGCTCGCCGAACTCACCGCCGACGTCTACGTCAAGGCCCGCACCCTCGGCGAACGGGACTGGCAGCTCGCCGAGGTGGCCGACGTCGAGGCCGAGCTGGACCCGCAGCGCATCACCCAGGCGATGGTCCAGCTCGCCCAGAACGCCGTGCAGCACACCACGCCCGGCCAGACCGTCCGGATCGGCTCCCGCGCCGACGGGCCGGGCGTCGAGCTGTACGTCGCCGACTCCGGGTGCGGTGTCCAGCCGCAGGACGGCGAGGTGATCTTCGAACGGTTCCGGCGTGGCACGTCCCGGCGCGGTGCCCGGGGCTCCGGCGCCGGGCTCGGCCTGTCGATCGTCCGGGCGATCGCGGAGGCGCACGGCGGCCGGGTCCGGCTGCGCGACACCGACGGCGGCGGCGCCACCTTCGTACTGGCACTGGGAGAGGCACACACGTGA
- a CDS encoding response regulator transcription factor yields MNRILIVEDEDRIASFVEKGLRSNGFTTTVVGDGDAAYEYALTGGFDLVVLDIGLPGRDGFTVLRELREARVTVPVIVLTARDSVRDTVAGLEGGADDWMTKPFRFEELLARVRLRLRTAARAPEVTVLRSGSLTLDLRTRRARADERTVDLTAREFVLLELFLRHPGQVLSREQILSHVWGYDFDPGSNIVDVYVRALRKKLGAERVETVRGVGYRLSA; encoded by the coding sequence GTGAACCGCATTCTCATCGTCGAGGACGAGGACAGGATCGCCTCCTTCGTCGAGAAGGGCCTGCGCTCCAACGGCTTCACCACGACCGTCGTCGGCGACGGCGACGCCGCCTACGAGTACGCGCTGACCGGCGGTTTCGATCTGGTGGTCCTGGACATCGGGCTGCCCGGCCGGGACGGCTTCACGGTGCTGCGCGAACTGCGCGAGGCCCGCGTGACGGTCCCGGTGATCGTGCTGACCGCGCGGGACTCCGTACGGGACACGGTGGCCGGTCTGGAGGGCGGCGCCGACGACTGGATGACCAAGCCGTTCCGCTTCGAGGAACTGCTCGCACGGGTGCGCCTACGGCTGCGTACGGCGGCCCGGGCGCCCGAGGTGACGGTGCTGCGGTCGGGCTCGCTGACCCTGGATCTGCGCACGCGGCGGGCGCGGGCCGACGAGCGGACCGTGGATCTGACGGCCCGTGAATTCGTGCTCCTGGAGCTGTTCCTGAGGCACCCGGGGCAGGTACTGTCCCGCGAGCAGATCCTGTCGCACGTGTGGGGCTACGACTTCGACCCCGGCTCCAACATCGTGGACGTGTACGTGCGGGCGCTGCGCAAGAAGCTCGGGGCCGAACGGGTCGAGACCGTGCGGGGCGTGGGGTACCGCCTCTCCGCGTGA
- a CDS encoding SLC13 family permease, whose protein sequence is MTLNLRLGAALCVALSLCALLVVPGNFPGLGADARLTLAVFALATCAWIATPVDDTYIALGAGLALTVTGVISSDTLFGTLGDSTVWLLICAFVLAAAVTRTGLAGRAAAFLVGGARTVRQLVHLTTAALVVTAFAVPATSGRAALALPVFLALAKVLADRKRLVVMLALLFPTVILLSAVATLIGAGAHLITVSVLWQATGDRIGFTEWLLLGLPLAVASSHLAAEAVLLTTTRRADRKGAVRITPEQIQEHSDDPVTGPWSQAEKRCALLLGTVVVLWCSEPLHRVPPAVVALIGAVVAASPALGTVRLKDALKTVPWALLLFMAATMAMGVALADSGAAKWLVDELPGGVGPVWFLIVVIAISTAAHLVLQSRSARSSVLVPLVVAAAVGAGVNPVAAALASTAAAGFCHTLPASAKPVTLFSDLPGTPTYTSRDLLRLSAVLAPLTAGLVLLFTVAVWPLLGVPVTR, encoded by the coding sequence GTGACCCTGAACCTCCGCCTGGGCGCCGCCCTCTGCGTGGCGCTCTCCCTGTGCGCGCTGCTCGTCGTGCCCGGCAACTTCCCGGGACTCGGCGCCGACGCCCGCCTCACCCTCGCCGTGTTCGCCCTGGCGACCTGCGCCTGGATCGCCACCCCGGTCGACGACACCTACATCGCGCTGGGTGCGGGGCTCGCCCTGACGGTGACCGGGGTGATCAGCAGCGACACGCTCTTCGGCACCCTCGGCGACTCGACGGTGTGGCTGCTGATCTGCGCCTTCGTGCTGGCGGCCGCGGTGACCCGGACGGGGCTCGCGGGGCGGGCGGCGGCGTTCCTGGTCGGCGGGGCGCGCACCGTACGGCAGCTCGTGCACCTCACCACGGCCGCCCTGGTCGTCACGGCGTTCGCGGTGCCGGCCACCTCGGGGAGGGCCGCCCTCGCGCTGCCGGTGTTCCTGGCGCTCGCCAAGGTGCTGGCCGACCGGAAGCGACTGGTGGTGATGCTGGCGCTGCTGTTCCCGACCGTGATCCTGCTGTCGGCGGTGGCGACCCTGATCGGGGCCGGTGCGCATCTGATCACCGTGTCGGTGCTGTGGCAGGCCACGGGTGACCGGATCGGCTTCACCGAGTGGCTGCTGCTCGGCCTGCCGCTGGCCGTGGCCTCGTCCCACCTGGCCGCCGAGGCCGTACTCCTGACGACGACCCGGCGCGCGGACCGCAAGGGCGCCGTGCGCATCACGCCCGAGCAGATCCAGGAGCACAGCGACGACCCGGTCACCGGCCCCTGGTCGCAGGCCGAGAAGCGGTGCGCGCTGCTGCTCGGCACGGTCGTCGTGCTGTGGTGCAGCGAGCCGCTGCACCGGGTGCCGCCCGCCGTGGTGGCGCTGATCGGCGCGGTGGTGGCGGCCTCGCCGGCCCTGGGCACCGTGCGTCTGAAGGACGCGCTGAAGACGGTGCCCTGGGCGCTGCTGCTGTTCATGGCCGCGACGATGGCGATGGGCGTGGCGCTCGCCGACTCGGGGGCCGCGAAGTGGCTGGTCGACGAGCTTCCCGGTGGGGTCGGCCCGGTGTGGTTCCTGATCGTCGTGATCGCGATCAGTACGGCGGCCCACCTGGTGCTTCAGTCCCGCTCGGCCCGTTCGTCGGTGCTGGTGCCGCTGGTGGTCGCGGCGGCGGTGGGGGCGGGGGTGAATCCGGTCGCGGCGGCGCTTGCGTCCACTGCGGCGGCGGGGTTCTGTCACACCCTTCCGGCTTCCGCCAAGCCGGTGACGCTCTTCTCCGACCTTCCCGGAACGCCGACGTATACCTCGCGCGACCTGTTGCGGCTGTCGGCTGTCTTGGCTCCGCTGACTGCCGGGCTCGTTCTGCTGTTCACCGTGGCGGTGTGGCCGCTGCTCGGCGTTCCCGTGACGCGATGA
- a CDS encoding glycerate kinase, whose protein sequence is MLTRVVVAPSGFKESLSAQAAAEAIADGVRRVLPDTVLDLIPLVDGGEGTAAALAAATGGRLVALPATGPVGETIGAHFALLGSGEGDTAVVEMAAVAGLSLVPHSLRDPGATTTYGVGELIRAALDTGVRRVLIGCGDSGTSDGGAGALQALGARLLDADGFELPHGGRELTRLARIDPSGLDPRLWDVELLVACNPYNVLCGERGVARVFGPQKGATPAQVEELSAGLENWARVLTRDLGVVGTDLYAGPGTGASGGLGAGLAALGARLLPRFDVLLDHLDLDARLARADLVVTAEGALDHQTPRGKVPAEVARRAKLYGRPVLVLAGTLGEGAHDVPGVDAFSGILPAPMALAEALVRASELLTDATERALRMILLGARLPAHAEVSGTQRPSSVR, encoded by the coding sequence ATGCTGACCCGCGTCGTCGTAGCCCCCAGTGGCTTCAAGGAGTCCCTGTCCGCCCAGGCCGCCGCCGAGGCCATCGCGGACGGTGTCCGGCGGGTGCTGCCGGACACCGTGCTCGACCTGATCCCCCTGGTGGACGGGGGCGAGGGCACCGCCGCCGCGTTGGCCGCCGCCACCGGTGGCCGACTCGTCGCGCTGCCCGCGACCGGCCCCGTCGGCGAGACCATCGGCGCGCACTTCGCGCTGCTCGGTTCCGGCGAGGGGGACACGGCGGTCGTGGAGATGGCCGCGGTGGCGGGCCTCTCCCTCGTCCCCCACTCCCTGCGCGACCCCGGCGCCACGACGACGTACGGCGTCGGCGAGCTGATCCGCGCCGCGCTCGACACCGGCGTACGGCGCGTCCTGATCGGCTGCGGCGACTCGGGTACGTCCGACGGGGGCGCCGGCGCGCTGCAGGCCCTCGGCGCCCGGCTGCTGGACGCCGACGGCTTCGAACTCCCCCACGGAGGGCGCGAGTTGACGCGGCTCGCCCGGATCGACCCGTCCGGCCTGGACCCCCGCCTATGGGACGTCGAGCTGCTCGTCGCCTGCAACCCGTACAACGTGCTGTGCGGCGAGCGCGGCGTGGCCCGTGTCTTCGGCCCGCAGAAGGGGGCGACGCCCGCGCAGGTGGAGGAACTGTCGGCGGGGCTGGAGAACTGGGCGCGGGTCCTCACCCGTGACCTGGGGGTTGTGGGCACCGACCTGTACGCCGGTCCCGGCACCGGTGCGTCCGGCGGCCTGGGCGCGGGTCTCGCCGCGCTGGGCGCCCGGCTGCTCCCCCGCTTCGACGTGCTCCTGGACCACCTGGACCTGGACGCCCGCCTCGCCCGCGCCGACCTGGTCGTCACCGCCGAGGGCGCGCTGGACCACCAGACGCCCCGCGGCAAGGTCCCGGCCGAGGTGGCCCGCCGGGCCAAGCTGTACGGCCGCCCGGTGCTCGTGCTGGCGGGCACGCTGGGCGAAGGCGCCCACGACGTGCCGGGCGTCGACGCGTTCAGCGGGATCCTGCCGGCGCCGATGGCCCTGGCGGAGGCCCTGGTGCGGGCCTCCGAACTCCTCACGGACGCCACGGAACGCGCCCTGCGGATGATCCTGCTGGGCGCCCGGCTACCGGCTCACGCGGAGGTGTCCGGCACGCAACGGCCGTCCTCCGTGCGGTAG
- a CDS encoding aminotransferase class V-fold PLP-dependent enzyme — MSVSTAAADQSVCTPLPVLGSDVTVPLVTGGEVTYAALDYAASAPALQRVWDDVAAYAPYYGSVHRGAGYLSQLSTDLFENARRTVAEFLDCRDTDQVVFTRSTTDSLNLLAAALPADCQVFVFETEHHASLLPWRDARVTYLNAPRTPRQAVETLERALADRDPYGPALVCVTGASNVTGELWPVRELAAAAHAHGARVVLDAAQLAPHHAVSVQDLDVDWVAFSGHKLYAPFGSGVLAGRADWLREAEPYLAGGGASRKVTRREDGGVDVEWHESAARHEAGSPNVIGAYSIASACKALTEAGFDNLVAREQYLIEKVRAGLAEVPEVRILSLFGDDAPRVGVISFVVDGWNSSHFAAALSAEYGIGVRDGLFCAHPLVRTLLGSDPQTQGECGAPEAAPGEKSLNAIRVSFGAGTPDEHVERFVNAVKELVTDGARWNYRTEDGRCVPDTSA, encoded by the coding sequence ATGTCTGTCTCCACCGCTGCCGCCGACCAGTCCGTTTGCACCCCGCTGCCCGTTCTGGGCAGTGATGTCACCGTCCCGCTCGTCACCGGCGGCGAGGTCACCTACGCCGCGCTCGACTACGCGGCCAGCGCCCCGGCCCTCCAGCGCGTCTGGGACGACGTCGCCGCCTACGCGCCGTACTACGGCAGCGTCCACCGCGGTGCCGGCTACCTCTCCCAGCTCTCCACGGACCTGTTCGAGAACGCCCGCAGGACGGTCGCCGAGTTCCTCGACTGCCGGGACACCGACCAGGTCGTGTTCACCCGGTCCACGACCGACTCGCTGAACCTCCTCGCCGCCGCCCTCCCGGCCGACTGCCAGGTCTTCGTCTTCGAGACCGAGCACCACGCCTCCCTGCTGCCCTGGCGCGACGCCCGCGTCACCTACCTCAACGCGCCCCGCACCCCGCGCCAGGCCGTCGAGACCCTGGAGCGCGCCCTCGCCGACCGCGACCCCTACGGCCCGGCCCTGGTCTGCGTGACCGGCGCCTCGAACGTCACCGGCGAGCTGTGGCCGGTCCGCGAGCTGGCAGCCGCCGCCCACGCGCACGGCGCACGGGTCGTCCTCGACGCCGCCCAGCTGGCCCCGCACCACGCGGTGAGCGTCCAGGACCTCGACGTCGACTGGGTCGCCTTCTCCGGCCACAAGCTGTACGCCCCGTTCGGCTCGGGCGTCCTGGCCGGCCGCGCCGACTGGCTTCGCGAGGCCGAGCCGTACCTCGCGGGCGGCGGCGCCAGCCGCAAGGTCACCCGGCGTGAGGACGGGGGAGTGGACGTCGAGTGGCACGAGAGCGCCGCCCGGCATGAAGCCGGCTCCCCGAACGTCATCGGTGCCTACTCCATCGCCTCCGCCTGCAAGGCCCTCACCGAGGCCGGCTTCGACAACCTGGTCGCGCGCGAGCAGTATCTGATCGAGAAGGTGCGGGCTGGCCTCGCCGAGGTGCCCGAGGTCCGGATCCTCTCCCTCTTCGGTGACGACGCCCCGCGTGTCGGCGTGATCTCCTTCGTCGTCGACGGCTGGAACAGCTCCCACTTCGCCGCGGCCCTCTCCGCCGAGTACGGCATCGGGGTGCGCGACGGCCTGTTCTGCGCCCACCCCCTGGTCCGCACCCTGCTCGGCAGCGACCCGCAGACGCAGGGCGAGTGCGGTGCCCCGGAGGCGGCGCCCGGGGAGAAGTCCCTCAACGCGATCCGGGTGAGCTTCGGGGCGGGTACGCCGGACGAGCACGTCGAGCGGTTCGTGAACGCCGTGAAGGAGCTCGTCACGGACGGCGCCCGGTGGAACTACCGCACGGAGGACGGCCGTTGCGTGCCGGACACCTCCGCGTGA
- the trpD gene encoding anthranilate phosphoribosyltransferase: MSAVTPAGGDTAAGRSWPEVLSALLGGQDLSAGDTAWAMDRFMTGEASDAQIAGFMVALRAKGETVEEINGLVEAMYAHAQPLDIPGPAVDIVGTGGDRAKTVNISTMSAIVIAGAGAKVVKHGNRASSSASGSSDVLEKLGINLDLSPEGVARVVDEAGITFCFAAKFHPSMRFVGGVRRDLGIPTSFNLLGPLTNPARVTASAVGCFDTRMAGLIAGVLAERGSSALVFRGDDGLDELTTTATSKVWVVRDGKVTEEAFDPRDVGIELVPVEALRGADASYNAEVARRLLDGETGPVRDAVLLNSAAALVALEPTDDPLTEQIRLGMARAAESVDSGAAKRTLERWVAASNA, translated from the coding sequence ATGAGCGCTGTGACCCCCGCTGGAGGCGACACCGCGGCGGGCCGTTCCTGGCCCGAGGTGCTGAGTGCCCTGCTCGGCGGACAGGACCTGAGCGCCGGCGACACGGCCTGGGCGATGGACCGCTTCATGACCGGCGAGGCCTCGGACGCGCAGATCGCCGGCTTCATGGTGGCCCTGCGGGCCAAGGGCGAGACGGTCGAGGAGATCAACGGTCTCGTCGAGGCGATGTACGCCCACGCGCAGCCGCTGGACATCCCCGGCCCGGCCGTCGACATCGTCGGCACGGGCGGCGACCGGGCCAAGACGGTCAACATCTCGACCATGTCCGCCATCGTGATCGCGGGCGCCGGGGCGAAGGTCGTCAAGCACGGCAACCGCGCGTCGTCCTCCGCGAGCGGCTCCTCCGACGTGCTGGAGAAGCTCGGCATCAACCTGGACCTGTCGCCGGAGGGCGTGGCGCGGGTGGTGGACGAGGCCGGCATCACCTTCTGTTTCGCCGCCAAGTTCCACCCCTCGATGCGGTTCGTCGGCGGCGTACGACGGGACCTCGGCATCCCGACCTCGTTCAACCTCCTCGGCCCGCTGACCAACCCCGCCCGCGTCACCGCCTCGGCCGTCGGCTGCTTCGACACCCGGATGGCGGGGCTCATCGCCGGCGTACTCGCCGAGCGCGGCTCGTCCGCCCTGGTGTTCCGCGGTGACGACGGCCTCGACGAGCTGACGACGACGGCCACGTCGAAGGTGTGGGTGGTCCGCGACGGCAAGGTGACCGAGGAGGCCTTCGACCCGCGCGACGTCGGCATCGAGCTGGTCCCCGTGGAGGCGCTGCGCGGCGCGGACGCGTCGTACAACGCGGAGGTCGCCCGGCGTCTCCTGGACGGCGAGACAGGGCCGGTGCGGGACGCCGTACTGCTCAACTCGGCTGCGGCGCTCGTGGCGTTGGAGCCCACGGACGACCCGCTCACGGAGCAGATCAGGCTCGGGATGGCGAGGGCGGCGGAGTCGGTCGACTCGGGTGCGGCGAAGCGGACGCTGGAGCGGTGGGTGGCGGCCAGCAACGCCTGA